One Coraliomargarita parva DNA segment encodes these proteins:
- a CDS encoding FKBP-type peptidyl-prolyl cis-trans isomerase: MEIKEGTVVAMDYSLKDDAGVVIDQSQPGQPLTYLHGHRNIIPGLESALEGKIKGDSVEVRVEPSEGYGEFNPSLEQVVPRERFQGVEDLQVGMQFQANTDQGPVSVRITKVEGEDVTVDGNHPLAGKHLNFAVTIQDVREAKPEELAHGHVHQGGGCCGGEGEGEGGCGCSCEH; the protein is encoded by the coding sequence ATGGAAATCAAAGAAGGTACCGTCGTCGCGATGGACTACTCGCTCAAGGATGATGCGGGTGTCGTCATCGACCAATCCCAACCTGGCCAACCGCTGACCTACCTGCACGGTCACCGCAATATTATCCCCGGACTGGAGTCCGCGCTTGAAGGCAAGATCAAGGGTGATTCCGTTGAGGTCCGGGTCGAGCCTTCTGAAGGCTATGGCGAGTTTAACCCCTCACTCGAGCAGGTCGTGCCGCGTGAGCGCTTCCAGGGCGTGGAAGACTTGCAGGTGGGCATGCAGTTCCAGGCCAACACCGACCAAGGGCCTGTCTCGGTCCGCATTACCAAGGTGGAAGGTGAAGACGTCACGGTTGACGGGAACCATCCCCTCGCCGGCAAGCACCTGAATTTCGCGGTTACGATCCAGGACGTGCGCGAAGCCAAGCCCGAAGAACTGGCTCACGGCCACGTCCACCAGGGCGGCGGTTGCTGCGGCGGCGAAGGTGAAGGTGAAGGCGGCTGCGGTTGCAGTTGCGAACATTAA
- a CDS encoding alpha-ketoacid dehydrogenase subunit beta: MPLITYREAIKQALAEEIERDENVCIMGEEVAQYNGAYKVTEGLWEKYGDKRLIDTPISEAAFSGLAIGASALGVRPVIEMMFMSFSYVAIDQLFNNASFCRYMSGGLMNIPIVVRGPANGGTNVGATHSHTPENMVANHPGLKVVCPSNAYDAKGLMKAAIRDNDPVFVMENTLLYGEKWEVPEEEYIVELGVANVLKEGTDLTIVSHGRCAMISLKAAETLQAKHGINAEVVDLRSIRPLDEETILNSVKKTGRALLVEENKPYCGVDAQISHLIQFKAFDYLDAPVHRVSAIDAPQVYAKPLEDWQIPNEERVIDGALRCCK; the protein is encoded by the coding sequence ATGCCACTCATCACATATCGCGAAGCGATCAAGCAAGCACTGGCCGAGGAAATCGAGCGTGACGAAAACGTCTGCATCATGGGCGAGGAAGTCGCCCAGTACAACGGAGCCTACAAGGTCACGGAAGGCCTTTGGGAAAAATACGGCGACAAGCGTCTGATCGACACCCCGATTTCGGAAGCGGCCTTCTCCGGCCTGGCGATCGGTGCCTCCGCGCTGGGGGTCCGTCCGGTCATCGAAATGATGTTCATGTCCTTCAGCTACGTGGCCATCGACCAGCTCTTCAATAACGCCTCCTTCTGCCGCTACATGTCCGGCGGCCTCATGAACATTCCCATTGTGGTCCGTGGTCCGGCCAATGGGGGCACCAATGTCGGGGCGACCCACTCGCACACGCCGGAAAACATGGTGGCCAACCATCCGGGCCTGAAGGTGGTCTGTCCGTCCAATGCCTACGATGCCAAGGGGCTGATGAAGGCTGCGATCCGCGACAACGACCCGGTCTTCGTCATGGAGAACACCCTCCTGTACGGGGAAAAATGGGAAGTGCCGGAGGAGGAGTACATCGTCGAGCTCGGCGTGGCCAACGTCCTCAAGGAAGGCACCGACCTGACCATCGTCTCGCACGGCCGTTGCGCCATGATCTCGCTCAAAGCCGCCGAAACGCTGCAGGCAAAGCACGGTATCAACGCCGAGGTGGTGGACCTGCGTTCCATTCGTCCGCTGGACGAGGAAACGATCCTCAATTCGGTCAAAAAGACCGGCCGCGCGCTGCTGGTGGAAGAAAACAAGCCCTACTGCGGGGTCGACGCCCAGATTTCCCACCTCATCCAGTTCAAGGCATTTGATTACCTTGACGCTCCGGTCCATCGGGTATCCGCTATTGATGCACCGCAGGTTTATGCGAAGCCCCTGGAAGACTGGCAGATCCCGAACGAAGAACGCGTCATCGACGGCGCGCTCCGTTGCTGCAAGTAG
- the glnD gene encoding [protein-PII] uridylyltransferase gives MLIQENPLYRRLRKHAQKRLVFDPGVSRHKQLPAYKRYIQLENEMLRRYHRKGDSGLGVCRARAVMLDVLIENLFLAALDLYTTQHGPLPCKMAILATGGYGRAELNPHSDIDIMFLYPERLSGAKYEKFQEVLAEEILYPLWDLGMKVGHASRNAKEVIEEAKKEIQSKNAIMESRLICGSAPLYEKMYKRFSEFCRKDNAAVYIKQRLADEKDRHAKAGNTVYLQEPDIKNGVGGLRDYQNILWMAYIKYGYRSFKELEKAKLLRADECVAMEAAYDFLLRTRTELHLLNRRPTDKLDLEQQTHVAKNLKYPQRDIFGRVEAFMQDYYSAARTIYQTSELLKERLSLESQAQSGQSARISFREAFRAHQHLPMKRVDGFRLYDRIISADSKQVFAEDPVRMIRVFRLLQQFGARLDPDLKYLISRSIPLINHKLINSPSAAKSFLAILRSPGEVFPILRIMHDLGVLGRYLPEFGELTCMVQHEYYHRYTADEHVLRTIRHLDNIFLKRTPEEAKYENELRKNDDPLLLYLILLLHDIGKSEGIQGHADSGVKLARPILQRFNIAAEQREQILFIIRSHLEMARFWQRFDLDDPQTARSFAELVEDPQKLRFLYVHTYCDARGTAPTLWNSYKDSMHRCLFLRTLEQFGDGELLEQKRVEQKNMLYNDILERAIEGVSEEEIEAHFRLLPERYFINTTPNEVELHLRMVNGLLSQIQSAESMAALAPIIDWSDDIDLGMTVVNVVTWDRAGLFYKLAGALSLAGVNIVSTKAISRTDHITIDTFHVMDPDGGVVTNSRAREVFEARLREALIEGKDLMTPISELEAKSAKAKKSKSDMLPAPFPPSVDVYHELSLKRTIIEVQANDRIGLLFRMARLITQKGFDISFARVATERGVAMDTFYIENVNSKESTTTSNLLDLRQDLDAIVREAS, from the coding sequence ATGCTTATCCAGGAGAATCCGCTCTACCGGCGACTGAGAAAACACGCGCAGAAAAGGCTCGTGTTCGACCCGGGCGTGTCCCGGCATAAGCAGCTCCCGGCATACAAGCGGTACATCCAGCTGGAAAATGAAATGCTGCGGCGCTACCACCGCAAAGGCGACTCCGGACTGGGCGTGTGCCGGGCGCGGGCCGTCATGCTCGACGTGCTGATTGAGAACCTTTTTCTTGCCGCTCTGGACCTCTACACAACGCAGCATGGGCCGCTCCCCTGTAAGATGGCGATCCTCGCCACCGGCGGATACGGGCGCGCCGAACTAAATCCGCACAGCGACATCGACATCATGTTCCTCTATCCGGAACGGCTGTCGGGGGCGAAGTATGAAAAGTTCCAGGAGGTGCTGGCCGAGGAGATCCTCTACCCGCTCTGGGACCTTGGGATGAAAGTCGGCCATGCCTCGCGCAACGCCAAGGAGGTCATCGAAGAGGCGAAGAAGGAAATCCAGTCCAAGAATGCGATCATGGAATCGCGCCTGATCTGCGGCTCCGCCCCGCTGTACGAGAAGATGTACAAGCGCTTCTCCGAGTTTTGCCGCAAGGACAATGCCGCGGTTTACATCAAACAGCGTCTGGCCGATGAGAAGGACCGCCACGCCAAAGCCGGCAATACGGTCTACCTGCAGGAGCCCGACATCAAGAACGGGGTCGGCGGATTGCGCGACTACCAGAATATACTTTGGATGGCCTACATCAAGTACGGCTACCGCTCCTTCAAAGAACTGGAGAAGGCAAAGCTACTGCGCGCGGACGAGTGTGTGGCGATGGAAGCGGCCTACGACTTTCTCCTCCGCACCCGGACGGAGCTGCACCTCCTCAACCGCAGGCCGACCGACAAGCTCGATCTCGAGCAACAGACCCATGTCGCGAAGAACCTGAAATACCCGCAGAGGGACATCTTCGGCCGTGTCGAAGCCTTCATGCAGGACTACTATTCGGCGGCCCGCACCATCTACCAGACCAGCGAGCTGCTCAAGGAACGTCTTTCCCTGGAGTCCCAGGCCCAGAGCGGTCAATCCGCCCGGATCAGCTTCCGCGAAGCCTTTCGCGCCCACCAGCACCTGCCGATGAAACGGGTGGACGGGTTCCGGCTCTACGACCGTATCATCTCGGCGGACAGCAAACAGGTCTTCGCCGAGGACCCGGTCCGCATGATCCGCGTGTTCCGGCTTTTGCAGCAATTCGGCGCACGCCTCGATCCGGACCTGAAATACCTGATTTCCCGCTCGATTCCCCTGATCAACCACAAGCTGATCAACAGTCCGTCCGCGGCCAAGAGCTTCCTCGCGATCCTCCGCAGCCCGGGGGAAGTTTTCCCCATCCTCCGCATCATGCACGACCTCGGAGTGCTCGGGCGCTACCTGCCGGAGTTCGGAGAATTGACCTGCATGGTGCAGCATGAGTACTACCACCGCTACACTGCCGACGAACACGTGCTGCGGACCATCCGGCATCTGGATAATATTTTCCTGAAACGGACACCGGAGGAGGCGAAGTATGAAAACGAGCTTCGCAAGAACGACGACCCCTTGCTTCTTTACCTAATCTTGCTCTTGCACGACATTGGTAAATCGGAGGGCATTCAGGGCCATGCAGACAGCGGGGTGAAGCTCGCGAGACCCATTTTACAACGGTTTAACATCGCCGCCGAACAGCGGGAGCAAATTTTATTTATTATCCGGAGCCACCTGGAAATGGCACGATTCTGGCAACGGTTTGATCTGGATGATCCGCAAACCGCCCGTTCATTTGCCGAATTGGTGGAAGATCCTCAAAAACTCCGATTTCTTTATGTGCATACTTACTGTGACGCCCGTGGCACCGCTCCAACCCTGTGGAACAGCTACAAGGATAGTATGCACCGTTGTCTCTTCCTCCGAACACTGGAGCAATTTGGAGATGGAGAACTCCTAGAACAAAAGCGGGTCGAACAGAAGAACATGTTGTACAACGACATACTCGAACGCGCAATTGAAGGAGTCTCGGAAGAAGAAATCGAGGCGCACTTCCGCTTGCTCCCCGAACGCTATTTTATCAACACCACGCCCAACGAGGTGGAGCTTCACCTCCGCATGGTCAACGGCCTGCTCAGCCAGATCCAGAGCGCCGAGTCCATGGCGGCACTGGCTCCGATCATCGACTGGTCGGACGACATCGACCTCGGCATGACGGTGGTCAATGTGGTGACCTGGGACCGTGCCGGACTCTTTTACAAGCTGGCCGGTGCCCTCTCGCTCGCAGGGGTCAATATCGTCAGCACCAAGGCGATTTCACGCACCGACCACATTACGATCGACACCTTCCATGTGATGGATCCCGACGGAGGCGTGGTCACCAACAGCCGGGCTCGCGAAGTCTTTGAGGCACGCCTGCGCGAAGCCTTGATTGAGGGCAAGGACCTGATGACCCCGATTTCGGAACTGGAAGCCAAGTCTGCCAAAGCGAAGAAGAGCAAGAGCGACATGCTCCCGGCCCCCTTCCCTCCCAGCGTGGACGTCTATCACGAGCTTTCGCTCAAGCGCACCATCATCGAGGTACAGGCCAACGACCGGATCGGCCTACTCTTCCGCATGGCGCGACTCATCACCCAGAAGGGATTTGATATCAGCTTCGCCCGTGTCGCAACCGAGCGCGGGGTGGCCATGGACACATTCTACATCGAGAACGTGAATTCCAAGGAAAGTACCACCACCTCGAACTTGCTCGACCTGCGACAGGATCTGGACGCCATCGTCCGGGAAGCCAGCTGA
- a CDS encoding glycosyltransferase, with amino-acid sequence MDYSIIVPAYNEAEELPATLQALRAAMDVQKRRGELIVVDNNSSDATAEVAGAHGADRVVFEPVNQIARARNAGAGASRGRQLVFVDADTRIDAGLLEQSLAHLDGGHCVGGGARIEFEGKPGWIGRVGIGLWKRISQLTRTAAGSYLFCRRDAFEAIGGFDERLYASEEVRLSHQLKRWGRPKSLRFVIVPEPPAQTSARKLDWYSGPAMLGWVAFMILVPVAVRSRKFCGFWYKRPVKTTD; translated from the coding sequence ATGGATTACTCTATCATCGTGCCGGCCTACAACGAAGCCGAGGAACTGCCCGCCACCCTGCAGGCACTGCGCGCGGCAATGGACGTGCAGAAGCGGCGGGGTGAATTGATCGTAGTCGACAACAATTCGAGCGACGCAACCGCAGAGGTCGCAGGCGCACACGGGGCCGACCGGGTCGTGTTTGAACCCGTCAACCAGATCGCCCGTGCGCGCAATGCCGGCGCAGGGGCCAGTCGCGGGCGGCAGCTCGTCTTTGTCGATGCCGACACCCGCATCGACGCCGGGCTGCTGGAACAAAGCCTCGCCCATCTGGATGGCGGACACTGCGTGGGCGGGGGAGCCCGCATCGAGTTCGAGGGCAAGCCCGGGTGGATCGGGCGTGTGGGGATCGGACTGTGGAAACGGATCTCACAGCTCACGCGCACCGCAGCGGGAAGCTACCTCTTCTGTCGACGGGATGCATTTGAGGCAATTGGCGGCTTTGACGAGCGACTCTACGCCAGCGAGGAAGTACGGCTTTCACATCAGCTCAAGCGCTGGGGCCGCCCAAAGAGCTTGCGATTTGTGATCGTGCCGGAACCGCCGGCACAGACCTCCGCGCGCAAGCTCGACTGGTATTCCGGCCCGGCTATGCTCGGCTGGGTCGCCTTCATGATTCTGGTGCCGGTCGCCGTGCGCTCCCGTAAATTCTGTGGCTTCTGGTATAAACGACCTGTTAAAACGACCGACTAG
- a CDS encoding ATP-grasp domain-containing protein: MPTPPRKPCVLLVYGQYSSSFTAYPWMLAKDGRLTVDVLTRPDHTVRHSVWIRKVHYFESITDVVASLKACLSEESYEMVLYMDEPARAQLLTHRNDPILEPHLPFPANSALNQAVDDKQLFYRWCAQHEIPIPRSIEVKQPDDIRPAVEKIGYPCMLKAAVGSGGKGIHLFLNAEELEDYLREAHTDTGPWVAQEYIDGPVGSVSMACKKGKVYGMCSSAKHVSLSGGLGPSAIRRLIHDPALDAIARRVAEAGHITGITGFDWMQVGPGQYRVIDPHLGRCTTSCVVASQDGVEMGRAIHSALTGGVPEPVSRGSGRIIWMMPQTIELIFQGRFFLAWSKASLFRKNTSIFWCGQGEWRMLLRLMGAYLVAQMRILGGRLRGRH; the protein is encoded by the coding sequence ATGCCCACTCCCCCGCGCAAGCCCTGCGTCCTTTTGGTATACGGCCAGTACTCAAGCAGTTTCACCGCCTACCCATGGATGCTGGCCAAGGATGGGCGACTCACGGTTGACGTACTCACGCGTCCCGACCACACCGTGCGCCATTCCGTCTGGATACGAAAGGTGCATTACTTTGAAAGCATCACGGATGTCGTCGCCTCACTAAAAGCCTGCTTGTCTGAGGAATCCTATGAAATGGTCCTCTACATGGACGAACCGGCACGCGCACAGCTGCTCACACATCGGAACGATCCGATACTCGAGCCCCACCTGCCCTTTCCGGCAAACTCCGCATTGAATCAAGCCGTCGACGACAAGCAATTGTTCTACCGCTGGTGCGCACAGCACGAAATTCCCATTCCCCGGAGCATCGAGGTCAAACAGCCCGACGACATTCGGCCGGCCGTCGAGAAAATCGGCTACCCCTGCATGCTGAAAGCCGCAGTCGGTTCCGGCGGCAAGGGCATCCATTTATTCCTGAATGCCGAAGAACTGGAGGACTACCTGCGGGAAGCGCACACAGACACAGGCCCCTGGGTCGCACAGGAATACATCGACGGGCCGGTCGGCTCCGTGAGTATGGCTTGCAAGAAGGGAAAGGTTTACGGGATGTGCAGCTCGGCCAAGCATGTCTCACTTTCCGGAGGACTGGGCCCCTCGGCCATTCGGCGCCTAATCCACGACCCGGCTCTGGACGCAATCGCCCGTCGGGTCGCCGAAGCCGGACACATCACAGGCATCACAGGCTTCGACTGGATGCAGGTCGGCCCCGGCCAATACCGGGTCATCGATCCACACCTCGGACGCTGCACTACCAGCTGCGTGGTTGCCTCGCAAGACGGAGTGGAGATGGGCCGGGCCATCCACTCGGCACTGACGGGCGGCGTACCCGAGCCAGTTTCCCGCGGTAGCGGTCGCATTATCTGGATGATGCCGCAGACTATTGAACTGATCTTTCAAGGACGTTTCTTCCTGGCTTGGTCCAAAGCCAGCCTCTTCCGCAAAAACACGAGCATCTTCTGGTGCGGGCAGGGCGAATGGCGTATGCTGCTACGGCTCATGGGCGCGTACCTGGTCGCCCAGATGCGCATACTGGGAGGCCGCCTCCGCGGCAGGCACTGA
- the pdhA gene encoding pyruvate dehydrogenase (acetyl-transferring) E1 component subunit alpha, whose amino-acid sequence MATTKKKTTRAKTSTGSAVKDFASAPINQKLSKEAKIDLYNTMVGIRRFEERSLRAYNQGKIGGFLHLYIGQEAVATGIVSLMEENDHIITAYRDHGHALAVGMSMNECMAEMYGKHTGCSKGKGGSMHFFAPDKNYWGGHGIVAGQTPLGAGLAFALKYKGVKGCAVCFLGDGAVNQGSFMETLNLVSLWGIPVVFVIENNGYSMGTSLKRSSARESLAHRAEGFNMAWEVCDGHDIYEVREVANRAMTRAREELKPFLLEIRTYRYRGHSVADANHEKYRTKEEIEDYKKNKDPLNLFKAQLLKDGTLTEDLAKEIDQAKKNEAEESAKFAEESPVAPRSEIQTDVYWEVDNDSEGKLKGTHFFNDF is encoded by the coding sequence ATGGCTACTACGAAAAAAAAGACCACCCGCGCGAAAACCAGCACGGGGTCAGCTGTGAAAGATTTCGCGTCTGCCCCGATTAACCAAAAGCTTAGCAAAGAAGCGAAGATCGACCTCTATAATACCATGGTCGGGATTCGTCGCTTTGAAGAACGCTCGCTCCGCGCCTACAACCAGGGCAAGATCGGCGGCTTCCTTCACCTCTATATCGGGCAGGAAGCGGTTGCCACCGGCATCGTGTCCCTGATGGAGGAGAACGACCACATCATCACCGCCTACCGTGACCACGGCCACGCCCTGGCGGTGGGGATGAGCATGAACGAGTGCATGGCTGAAATGTACGGCAAGCATACCGGTTGCTCGAAGGGCAAGGGTGGTTCGATGCACTTCTTTGCGCCGGACAAGAATTACTGGGGTGGCCACGGCATCGTCGCCGGCCAGACGCCGCTCGGTGCGGGCCTCGCCTTTGCACTCAAGTACAAGGGCGTCAAGGGCTGTGCGGTCTGTTTCTTGGGAGACGGCGCCGTCAACCAGGGTTCATTCATGGAGACGCTGAACCTGGTTTCGCTCTGGGGGATTCCGGTGGTCTTCGTGATCGAGAACAACGGTTACTCCATGGGCACCAGCCTGAAGCGCTCCTCCGCACGCGAGAGCCTGGCGCACCGTGCCGAAGGCTTCAATATGGCCTGGGAAGTCTGCGACGGCCATGACATTTACGAGGTCCGCGAGGTGGCCAACCGTGCCATGACACGCGCCCGCGAAGAGCTCAAGCCCTTCCTGCTCGAGATCCGCACCTACCGTTACCGCGGTCACTCCGTGGCCGATGCGAACCACGAGAAATACCGGACGAAGGAGGAGATCGAGGATTACAAGAAGAACAAGGATCCGCTCAACCTCTTCAAGGCCCAGCTTCTGAAGGACGGCACCCTGACGGAAGATCTCGCCAAGGAGATCGACCAGGCGAAGAAGAACGAAGCGGAGGAATCCGCCAAATTCGCCGAGGAAAGCCCGGTCGCCCCGCGCTCCGAAATCCAGACGGATGTTTACTGGGAAGTCGACAACGACAGCGAAGGCAAGCTGAAGGGCACGCACTTCTTCAACGATTTCTAG
- a CDS encoding dihydrolipoamide acetyltransferase family protein — MATLIDMPKLSDTMTVGTLVKWLKKEGDEVANGDMIAEVETDKATMEVECFEDGVLLKQYCKEGDEVPVGGAIAAVGEKGEAAPDAGGGSAPAAAEEAPKAESAPEPKEEAPAPVQAEAPAPEPVASSGAERIKASPLAKKIAAEKGIDLTAIQGSGPGGRIVKDDVLNAKPAPAASAPAAAAPAPAEPVATLEALEMPVSNMRKSIAKALVASKTQAPHFYLQIEVDGAPLAKLRADLNAKLADLPKEHGGTKFTVNDLTLKAAAEAVRRVPAINRSWEGDTIVQHANVHLAFGVAIDDGLVTPVIRAAETKGLRQIGAEAKVLIKKARDKKLAPNEMSGSTLTVTNLGMFGISDFYGIINPNNAAILSIGATIKKPVVNEKDEIVIGQTMKIGLSGDHRVIDGAVGAQYLQALKEILETPALMLV; from the coding sequence ATGGCTACACTGATTGATATGCCCAAGCTCAGCGACACCATGACGGTGGGCACGCTGGTCAAATGGTTGAAAAAGGAAGGCGACGAGGTCGCCAATGGCGACATGATCGCCGAGGTCGAGACCGACAAGGCAACGATGGAAGTCGAGTGCTTCGAAGACGGTGTCTTGCTCAAGCAGTATTGCAAGGAAGGCGATGAAGTGCCCGTTGGCGGCGCGATCGCTGCGGTCGGCGAGAAGGGCGAAGCCGCTCCGGATGCCGGAGGCGGTAGCGCCCCTGCTGCAGCAGAAGAAGCACCGAAGGCGGAATCCGCACCGGAACCGAAAGAAGAAGCGCCCGCTCCGGTTCAGGCGGAAGCCCCGGCCCCCGAGCCGGTTGCCAGCTCGGGGGCTGAGCGCATCAAGGCTTCCCCGTTGGCCAAGAAAATTGCCGCAGAGAAGGGCATCGATCTGACTGCCATCCAGGGCAGCGGTCCCGGTGGCCGTATCGTCAAGGACGACGTACTGAACGCCAAGCCCGCTCCGGCTGCCAGCGCACCGGCGGCTGCCGCTCCGGCACCGGCTGAACCGGTCGCCACCTTGGAAGCCCTCGAAATGCCGGTTTCCAACATGCGCAAGAGCATCGCCAAGGCCCTGGTGGCCTCCAAGACACAGGCCCCGCATTTCTATCTGCAAATCGAAGTCGACGGCGCGCCGCTGGCCAAGCTCCGTGCCGACCTCAATGCCAAGCTGGCCGACCTGCCGAAAGAGCATGGCGGTACCAAGTTTACGGTGAACGACCTGACCCTGAAGGCTGCGGCCGAAGCCGTGCGCCGTGTGCCGGCCATCAACCGCTCCTGGGAGGGCGACACGATCGTTCAGCACGCCAATGTACACCTCGCGTTCGGGGTGGCCATCGACGACGGCCTGGTGACTCCGGTCATTCGTGCCGCCGAGACCAAGGGGCTGCGTCAAATCGGCGCCGAAGCCAAGGTCCTGATCAAGAAGGCGCGCGACAAGAAGCTGGCGCCGAACGAAATGAGCGGCTCGACCCTCACCGTGACCAACCTCGGTATGTTTGGCATCTCCGATTTCTACGGGATCATCAATCCGAACAACGCGGCCATCCTCAGCATCGGTGCGACCATCAAGAAGCCCGTCGTCAATGAGAAGGACGAGATCGTGATCGGCCAGACCATGAAGATCGGCCTTTCCGGGGACCACCGCGTGATCGACGGTGCCGTCGGCGCCCAGTACCTGCAGGCCCTCAAGGAGATCCTCGAGACGCCCGCCCTCATGCTGGTCTAA
- a CDS encoding VanZ family protein, which yields MPSRREMLWPAALALTIFLASSRTRLAAPVISFDLALTPDKIAHFLVYGLLATAVLRLSTFRKQAWAGLGWTVFLVSAYGMSDELHQLLTPGRSFELADWLADTIGAGVAGLLYLKCRPYRNLLEHKPQAKRTTSPNCPLPDGKFIEETAS from the coding sequence ATGCCGAGTCGCCGAGAAATGCTTTGGCCGGCCGCACTGGCGCTGACCATTTTCCTTGCCTCCAGCCGGACCCGGCTGGCCGCGCCGGTCATCAGCTTCGACCTGGCACTAACACCCGACAAGATCGCCCATTTTCTGGTCTACGGGCTTCTGGCCACCGCCGTGCTCCGCCTCTCCACATTTCGCAAGCAGGCTTGGGCGGGACTCGGATGGACCGTTTTCCTCGTCTCCGCCTACGGCATGTCCGACGAGCTGCACCAGTTGCTCACCCCCGGACGTTCCTTTGAACTGGCCGATTGGCTGGCCGACACGATCGGTGCAGGGGTTGCCGGACTGCTTTACCTGAAGTGCCGCCCCTACCGAAATTTGCTGGAGCACAAGCCGCAGGCGAAACGCACAACCAGCCCGAACTGCCCCCTCCCCGACGGTAAGTTCATCGAAGAAACCGCGTCCTGA
- a CDS encoding GAF domain-containing protein: MDVRENEYAAIDSLYRISSLVSNTDDPNEALDYILQEIINVLHPSSASISLINPDSKRLELEVSRGLPEGWGDMDLELGQGITGWAALHGRPIIVPDVRMEPRYISIRPQIRSEMAVPMEDRGVIIGVVNVDSEVVDAFDEQALKILTLLTNEAARVVSRLWLIKQLRSKAHQLESLVNMGRRLVGELDLNEVFDGLAREGRRLLDCHSCALFLLTPDKKQLSLHTMIGRSGRIEAVECFNLEDSAVGSAIHRHKQVEVTNLSFTEENTFSRIIQREGLASMLASPIIFNDEVIGVLNAYTRRSHRFNNDEKKVFGTLAGLGAIAIQNARLYSRIFSTEESMRRNDKLTTLGMLAAEIAHEIRNPLTVIKLLFDSLDLQFPHDDARQTDITVIVEKLDQLEEIVERVLSFGRNREGIHARYDLNRITEESLRLVRLKLHQQKIEVVFKPSPNGLFVEVNKGQIQQVLLNLILNATQAMPDGGKITITLSRDEDIASVSIRDNGPGIPGGIQDKIFDSFLTSRNDGTGLGLSISKRILRSHRGDIDLVESSPAGTEFRFWLNIE, encoded by the coding sequence ATGGATGTCCGGGAGAATGAATACGCCGCGATTGATTCGCTCTATCGAATCAGCAGCCTGGTCTCGAATACCGACGACCCGAACGAGGCGCTGGATTACATCCTTCAGGAAATCATCAATGTACTGCATCCAAGCAGTGCCTCGATCTCCCTGATCAATCCGGACAGCAAAAGACTGGAATTGGAAGTCTCCCGTGGCTTGCCGGAGGGCTGGGGCGACATGGATCTGGAACTGGGTCAGGGCATCACGGGGTGGGCCGCGCTGCATGGACGCCCGATCATCGTTCCGGACGTACGGATGGAGCCGCGCTACATCTCGATCCGCCCGCAGATCCGCTCTGAAATGGCGGTCCCGATGGAAGACCGGGGGGTCATTATCGGGGTCGTCAACGTGGACAGCGAAGTGGTCGACGCCTTCGACGAGCAGGCCCTGAAGATCCTGACTCTGCTGACCAATGAAGCGGCACGCGTGGTCTCCCGGCTCTGGCTGATCAAGCAGCTCCGGTCCAAGGCCCACCAACTGGAGTCGCTGGTTAACATGGGCCGGCGACTGGTCGGCGAACTCGACCTGAACGAGGTCTTCGACGGGCTTGCGCGGGAAGGCCGGCGTCTACTGGATTGCCATAGCTGCGCGCTCTTTCTCCTCACCCCGGACAAGAAACAGCTCTCATTGCATACCATGATTGGCCGCTCCGGCCGGATCGAAGCCGTCGAATGCTTCAACCTTGAAGACTCCGCCGTCGGGTCCGCCATCCACCGCCACAAGCAGGTGGAAGTGACCAATCTGTCCTTCACCGAGGAAAACACTTTCAGCCGGATCATTCAGCGTGAGGGCCTGGCCTCGATGCTGGCTTCGCCGATTATTTTCAACGACGAGGTCATCGGTGTGCTCAACGCCTACACCCGCCGGTCGCACCGCTTCAACAACGACGAAAAGAAAGTCTTCGGCACGCTGGCCGGACTCGGAGCCATCGCCATCCAGAATGCGCGGCTCTACTCGCGCATCTTCTCAACCGAGGAGTCGATGCGTCGCAACGACAAGCTGACCACCCTCGGGATGCTGGCGGCGGAAATCGCCCATGAAATCCGCAATCCACTCACCGTGATCAAGCTGCTGTTCGACTCGCTGGACCTGCAGTTTCCGCATGATGACGCCCGGCAGACCGATATCACGGTGATCGTGGAAAAGCTGGACCAGCTGGAAGAAATCGTGGAGCGGGTCTTGAGTTTCGGGCGCAACCGCGAGGGCATCCATGCCCGCTACGACCTCAACCGCATCACAGAGGAAAGCCTCCGGCTCGTACGGCTCAAATTGCACCAGCAAAAGATCGAGGTCGTCTTCAAGCCTTCCCCGAACGGCCTTTTTGTTGAGGTCAACAAAGGGCAGATCCAACAGGTACTGCTCAACCTCATTCTCAACGCGACCCAGGCCATGCCGGATGGCGGCAAGATCACCATCACACTGAGCCGTGATGAAGATATCGCCTCAGTCAGCATCCGTGACAATGGCCCCGGCATACCGGGCGGCATACAGGACAAGATCTTCGACTCCTTCCTGACCAGCCGGAACGACGGCACCGGACTGGGCCTCTCCATCAGTAAACGTATCCTACGCAGCCACCGGGGGGACATCGATCTGGTCGAATCTTCTCCCGCCGGAACCGAATTCCGCTTCTGGCTGAATATTGAATAA